From the genome of Carassius auratus strain Wakin chromosome 24, ASM336829v1, whole genome shotgun sequence:
TCTCAGTTTCTGATCTGACACTGTGTACAGGTACTCTGCCATACTGTACTCTCTCTTTAGAGCCAAATAGCATCGCATTttactctgttgttctgtttgggtttgccagtgagtgatgtagttctgtttgatttgtgcagtaatctggttgattctgatgtgattcagagcatcagTAGATGTTAGTGAAGCATCAGTACTGAAGCTCTGGATCAGCTGAGGGAGGGGACTGCTTTCTTTGCTCATCTCTTGGTATTGAAGGGCTTTATAATGATATGATTGGGGGTCACTGAGTTTCAGATGTTTCCagaatttaattgcccttttttgtatctttacgattagaggatatttgcctaattctgccctgcatgcgtTATTTGTTGTGTGCCGGTGcacgtgtaatatatttttacacagttcTGCATGCAGGGTCTCAATTGGATGTTTTTCCCATTTGGTGAAATCTTGATTTGGATTGGTCAGTGGACCCCACACCTCACTGCCATAGAGTGCAATGGGCTCAACTACTGATTCTAATATTTTCAGCCAAATTCTAATAGGGATTTCTATATGACATTGCCGTTTTATGGCATAGAAGGCCCTGCGTGCTTTATCTCTCAGTTCATTCACAGCATGATTAAAGTTTCCTGTGGATGTGATTTTCAGACCCAGGTAGTtgtagtgtgatgtgtgtgttatcgggttAGTGCctagtgtaaatgtgtgttgtgttccctgggatctgGATCTTTTCTGGAAGATCATGATTTTGGTTTTCTTCAGGTTGACTGTCAGGGCCCAGGTCTGGCAGTATTGTTCTAGCAGGTCCAGGTTCTGCTGTAGACCTTGTTGAGTGGGAGACAGCAGAACCAAATCGTCTGCATACAGCAGGCATTTGATCTGTGAGTTGTGTAGTGTGAGGCCAGGGGCTGCGGATCGCTCCAGACTGCTTGCCAgttcattgatgtaaatgttaaataatgttgggCTTAAGCAGCAGCCCTGTCTCACACCACGCTCTTGGGAAAGATACCTCGTACGTTGGGTGCCGATTTTTACGccacatttactttcagtgtacaTTGATTTGATAAGGTCATAGGTTTTACCTCCTATGCCGCTTTCAATAAGTTTGTAAAACAGTCCTTGGTGCCAAATTGagtcaaaagcttttttaaagtcAATAAAGCATGCATATATTTTACCTTTATCTTGGTTGACATGTTTTTCAATTAGAGTATGTAATGTATAGATGTGGTCAGATGTGCGGTAATTTGGTAAAAATCCAATTTGACTTCTACTCAGTACCTTGTGTGTGGTGATGAAGTCTAATAGTCGAGTGTTTATTATGCTACAGAATAACTTTCCCAGGTTGCTGCTCACACAGATGCCTCTGTAGTTGTTAGGATCAAATTTATCTCCGTTTTTAAAGATTGGTGTGATCAAGCCTTGATTCCAGATGTCAGGGAAGTGACCTACACTTAgaatcacattgaatagttttagAATGGCCAATTGAAATTGACTGCttgtgtgttttatcatttcatttaatatcccATCAGGTCCAGATGCTTTTCTGAGTTGGAGGTTTTTGATTTTTTCTTTAAGTTCTTTGTCAGTTATTGGGAAATCTAATGGGTTTTGGTTATCTTTGATTGCTAATTCTAGTTTTCCCAATTGGttgattgtttggttttgtttacagtttttgtctgtttgtactTTATTAAACAGTGTTTGGAAATGACTTTCCCATATTTCTCCATTTTGGATTGCCAATTCTTCATGATCAGTTTTTTTCAGATTGTTCCAGTTATTCCAAAATTGGTTTGTGTTGACTGACTTCTCAATTATTGTGAGTTGGTTTTGGGTGTATTGTGCTTTTTTGGTTctgagtgtatgtttgtattgttttagtgttGCACAGTAAAGAAGGCGGATCTCTGTATTATTTGGatctctgtgtttctgatttGAAAGTGTTCTCATTTGTTTGCGAATAGTTTGGCAGTCCTGATCAAaccaatttttgtcatttttgggtattagattttttccagattttgttttcaatttggattgttttgctgatttttcaaatatgtaatttaaatcttTGACCGCAAGATTGACACCTTCATTGGTGTGAGCATAGATGTTATTTAGAAAGTTATCTATCAGTGCTTGTATTTTTTGGCTGCTGAGTGCTTTCTGATATTCTTCAGCGCTGTTTTCGGCCCATCTGTATGGTTTTCTGATGTTGTACAGTTTACTGGGctttgtgttaatgttattttcagtctttttgaGATACACAGTGATTTGACTGTGATCGGACAGAGGGCTTAGTTCTCTAACAGTGAATGATCTGAGAGATGAAGGATCTATATCTGTTATCATATAGTCAACTGTGCTATTCCCAAGAGGTGAGCAAAATGTGAATCTTCCTAAAGTGTCTCCTCGTAACCTACCGTTGATGATATACAGACCCAGGCTTCGACAGAGCTGCAGGAGGTCTTTCCCATTCTTATTCACTATATGATCATGGTTATTTCTGTGGATATGGGAGAATGTGTTATTAATAACAGTCAGTTTGTTGTTGATGTATTTGCTCCCTTGTGTGTCAGTGAAGTCCGGCTGTAGTCCTGTTCTTGCGTTCAGGTCTCCACAGATGAGCACATTTCCCTGGGCCTGGAAGTGGCTTGTCTCTTCCTCTAATATGGAGAACGTGTCTTCTGTGTAGTAGGGGGACTCTGATGGTGGGATGTATATGGCACACAGGTATATATCTTTTCTGGATGGGAGCAGTTCCTTGTGGATTTTCAGCCAGGTGTAGTATTTGCATTGCTTCACTGTGTTGATGTGGTTGTGGAGTTTTGATTTGTACCAGATTATTTGTCCTCCTGAGTCTCTTCCCTGTCGGACTGTGTTGAGTTTTTGTGATGGTAGGATGATTTCTCTGTAGTTGGGTGGGCAGTGGGTGGACGGTGTCTGCCTTGCTCCATGTCTCCTGTAGAATTATAATATCCATATCTTTGATGCTCTTCTGGAATTCAGTGTTTGAGCTCTTTAGCCCAAAGGCTGCTGAATTCAATCCTTGAATATTCCACGTTGATATTGACAGAGTCATTTTAAGAGTTCACGGTATAGAGTTCTTGTTTTCAAAAATAGAGGTAATCCTTTTCTAATGTAATATAGTGTTttggaaaagaaaagtttttttttttttttttttttttttttttttcattgttaggcaGGTGTTTGCATGCTGTGTGGCCTTTCATGCTGTCAGCTGGGTACTGATGTAGTTCAGCAGCTGTCTGATCTCACTCATCTCCAGTGTATTTGCTTGTCCTTTCAGGGCCTGAGCGTAGCTCCTGGAGTGTGGGAGTGGTGCTGGGTTTGGTGTGTTGTCACCTGAGGCTGCATGAGCGGGTGGAAGGCTGGTTGCTGCTGCTGATGTTGGGTTGTTCCTCATGTTGCTTCTCTGCCTGGAGTGATGTTTTTGTGGTTGTGGGTGTCTTGGGTGGTGATCTGGTGCAAACTGGGGTTTCTGCTGATGGGCTGGTGTAGATCTGTGGTGGTGTAGTGCTGGTGCATGGGGTATCCTGATGTGGATTTTAGCATGTTGTGGGGGTCCCTGGTATTGTGCAGCCAGTGGTGGTCGTTCTCTGTGATGAGTTTGTAGGTTTATGCTGGGTGTCTGGTTTTGCGTTCTGTAGGTTCGCAGCTGTGTTGTTTTCAGGGGTGTGAAGGTGTTTTGTCTGCCCCACGCTGTGTCTTTCAGTGTTTTTGCAAACACATTGACTTTGTCCTTCTTTATGTGTACATGGTCATACAGGTCCCTGATTGTGATGGAGGGGTGATGAGCCAGGTGTACATTGGGCAGGCGAGCACATCCTCGATGTCAGCGTTGACTCTCTGGATGGTGTCTGGGTGGATGTCTCTGCGGGGTAGGAGGGTAGAGATGGTGATCTTTGTGTTGGGGTAGATTTCTGTAGCCTTCTCTGCTACTCTGCAGATCAGCTGCCCAACTCTCTCCTGTTCCCTTCTCAAGTCGTTGGTGCCTGTGTGTATGATGATATGTGAGGGTGTGCCAAAGGTGGAGTCAGAAAGTATTCTGAGGGCATCCCCTGTTTTTGGGCACcagagttttgttgttttaaggcCTGGAAAAAGTCTTTCTCCTTGTAGGAACTTCCCATTGGAGTCCATGAGGATGGCAATGTCAGCCTCTGTTTTCACTGGCTGTTTCTCAGCTGGGGTTGTAGCTGTCATGTTTTTCTGAAGGATCTCTGGTTTTTTGGAGGCTGCAGGTGTTCCTGCTTCCTTTTGGCTGTTGCTGGGCTGTGATGGTTTGGTGGGTGCCGGAGATGTGCTGCTGGACTTTGGATGTGTAGGTGTTGGTGTGGGGGAGGGAGGGGGGACTTTGGGGGCATTCACAGGGGTAGTGAGACACCTCATCTGTGTTGTTAGGTTTCCATCTGTTTGTCCCTTTGTTGAAGCTCTTTTTTGAAGCATGCAAGCTCCCTCCCCATGTAGTCTTTCATTTCTGAAAGTTCCTTCCCCATGATCTGTTGAAGTTCTTTGAGGTCTTTTTTGAGTGTTTGCCTGTCCTGATACAGAGTGTCCATTTCCTTTTAAGTTCTTGGATGGACATTTTCAGCTGGTTTCTTATCTGGTCCAGCTGTTCTCTAAGTTGTTCAGTGTCTTTAGTGGACAGGATGTGGACTTGCTCACTCAGTTCCACTATTTCCACTTCTAGCAGTGCTAAGCTGTGCTGTAGCTGGACAACTGTGTTGTGTAGTCCTGTTGCTTTGGGGAAGACTGATGTTCTCTGTGGTTTCTGGAGGGgtcctgttctctgtgttgtcgTGGGTTGAAGGCTCATTTTGGTCAGTGTCTTCTGGTGTGTCTGTATGGGTTTGCTTGCAGAGGTTTGCTTCATCTCTTTCCACCATATCTTTTAAGCAGTGGAAGGTCTGTTCAAAGTTTGTGAGGGCAGCACTGTTTCCCTGTATCATTACCGTTCCATTTTGATAAAAAGTTTATTGTCAGGTGTCTGTTCTCTGGGTCTTTTTCTGCGTCTTCATAAATGCACAGTTGTCTGCCTTTACAGATTCCATGTTTTGGTGTGATACTGGAACAGTGTGCAGGAGGCGGTGTGCCATGCAGTCGGTTGTTCCGTGGTAGAAGAGCAGGTTTGTGGTGATGGTTTTGCCCCTACTGTTTAAGGTATCTTTAAACAGTGTTTTCTGGGTTTTCCTTCTGAGTTTTGAGCTTGTGTTGTTGTCTGCTCTTCTCAGACTTGATGTCTGGGGGTAGGAAAAGGTGTGAGCTCCAGTCCCCATTGCTGGTGTTGCCATGGTAATGCCGTTTACAGGTCTTTGATATTGATTGTAATGGCTCCGTTAATCCAATCAGAAGGTGTGAATGACAATGGCcctcttttgttattttaaattgctataCCGTTCTATAGCTCCATAAAATGGAAAGTTGGGGGtccgtttgttttgtttgtccttTTGCAATTTTTGGTCCTTGTTGTTTGTAGAtggaaaggttatttaaaaaaaaaaaaaaaaaaatttttgtggtTAAATCCTTTTTAAGATGGAATAAGATGGAATAATCCTTTTTGTTAAATCCGTGAAGTTTGTAGGTGGTTCTTCTCCAGCAGTTTTTGTGTTCGTTCCCTTCTGAAGCCTTGTTGTAGGGTCCACTCCAGTGTCCTTTTGTTTAGGTTCCAcgaatttttcttgttttcaagaGATTTTCTCctaatttcttgtaaaaaaaataaatattaaagtattttttatagtgAACTTGTGCTCACCGTcccattttagttaatttttgtgttttatctTTGGTTTACCTCATATTAGAAGCAAGAAACTCTAGAAAGACTAGGAGCTCATGTTATGCATGACCTCTCTCTCTGAAAGCTCTCTCNNNNNNNNNNNNNNNNNNNNNNNNNNNNNNNNNNNNNNNNNNNNNNNNNNNNNNNNNNNNNNNNNNNNNNNNNNNNNNNNNNNNNNNNNNNNNNNNNNNNAAAGTGCCAGTGCTGGTGCCTTTCTCCTCAATAGAAATGCTCAGATGAGGCACTTACTCTGGCATTAACACACTTTTAGTGGAAATGGATACTAATATTTACCCTGCTTAATATGACGATaaactgcaaataataatttagactttttgtttTGTCACACAGCTCATTTTGCAGATGAACACCTCCGGCTGGAGCAGGAACAGGAACAAGCTCGACTAAATGAGGCTCGGAAAATATCTGTTGTTAATGTCAATCCCACCAATATCAGGCCACACAGTGACACACCGGAAATCCGCAAGTACAAGAAGCGTTTCAACTCTGAGATCCTGTGTGCGGCACTATGGGGTGAGTCAAATTGAACTCGAAGTGTCTATTTAAGTGTCTATAGAACTAGAAGTGTCTATTTTGCTTGTGTGGATGTACAAAACTACTTGTTATATGTAAAGCGACCTTGAGCTACGGAAATGcgatatgtcaaaaaaaaaaaaaaaagaatactcttCAAATGAAAGTACCTTCATAAACtacaaattgtttttatattatgtcTGTTTGCTGCAGGAGTGAATCTGTTGGTAGGAACAGAAAATGGGCTCATGTTACTAGATCGCAGCGGTCAGGGCAAAGTCTACAATCTGATCAACCGCAGGCGCTTTCAGCAGATGGAAGTTCTGGAGGGTCTCAATGTCCTGGTCACCATATCAGGTGAGTTCTTCATCAGCTCTCTAGTTGTCTGTACAAAGATCTGTTTTATGTTGTTGGTTTTGTTAGATCTGTGTGTTATCTGTTTGTAATGAGTGGTCcatacttccttttttttttctgtaggcaAAAAGAATAAACTGAGGGTCTACTATCTGTCATGGCTTAGAAACAGGATACTTCACAATGACCCTGAGgtagaaaaaaaacaaggatGGATTACCGTTGGTGACCTAGAGGGATGTGTCCATTATAAAGTCGGTATGTTCTTTCTCTCTAAGTTATTTTTGCCAATTTATAGAACATGAGcaattaaaggtgcaataggtgattttttttgttatgctggttgaaagtctcttcacaccCCATAGTAATTATGTTAAGTGgtctacatgtatttatatatattctgtggaagacgtaggaccaagaaatgtgCTGTCCAATCAAAAATATTCAGTCTGTATGTATTGTAGGAATGTTGTCTCTAGTCGTtcgggtctgtgtgtgtgttcatgcgttcagggggcgtggctttgtaCGGCGGTTGCAGGGAGGTTGGGAACGTACGCTTTCAATGCTATCAGGCTAAAGTTGGCATTTTCCAAGATGTTCTACTGCACTTTAAATGCTTCATAACTAAATGATGTGTCAAAATGCTTGTCTTTGCAAGTATTCTCATAAACACTAATAGGTCTGAAAGTTGAAAGCAAatagctgagaaagaaaacaagcataacagtatattggatccgggcagctcttaaagtgacagctgTCTAATATTCCTGCTTCTGTCgttcatgttaatcaaagaaagaaaatctctcactgctcttgactaaatcaaTTTTTGCaacttcaattaaaataaaatcaatgtttaTTTACACAATACAGAATATGCAGTATTGTTAACATTTGATTATGCAATGTatgttgaatttttatttatttgttctactgtagtttttttttgtcctgtaattagtttcttattcttatttaataactGACTGATTTCTTGTCTTTAGTGaggcctgatttttttttttatttttttttttattttttttatttttttatttaggctagtattagcctgtgtgtgtgcactttggatgggttaaatgcagagcacgaattcatgggtcaccatacttggctgaatgtcatgtcactgtagtttttgtgatattgacactGGTGACAAACATTTCTATGGTATTAAAAAATGTTGATATCATAAAgaccttatttaaagcaaaaataactataatgtGATAGAAGATTGTTATTATCCCCCACCCCTAATTTAGAGAGAGATATAGAGAAACAGAGAATGTGGTTTATTAAATACTAATGTGTTCACATGTATTTGTTATTTAACAGTCAAATATGAGAGGATTAAGTTCTTGGTGATTGCATTGAAGAATTCAGTGGAGATTTATGCCTGGGCTCCCAAACCCTACCACAAATTCATGGCATTCAAGGTAAGATAGATGTTCGATCCAGTGAGACCGTTTTAAGAAAGagcatttgtgttttaattttaaatgaactgCATTACTTTATAAGAAAAACAAGTCTTAGAACTTATTTGGCAGGGCAGAGaacaaaatgtgtaaatgaagtagttattttagtacttgtgACTAGTGCTGTGAGTGTTTCAGAGCAGATTTCTTTGGGAATACTGTATATTGTGCTTTCAGTGTCTGTTCTTTCTCTCCAAAGTCTTTCACAGATCTTCAGCACAAGCCTCTGCTTGTGGACCTGACGGTGGAGGAGGGTCAGCGGTTAAAGGTTATCTATGGCTCCAGCGTTGGTTTTCACGTGATAGATGTCGACTCTGGGAATCCGTACGATATCTACATTCCGTCCCACGTAAGTGACGACAGGCCGAGCGGAGGCAGCTCTCCCCTCCTTACCCTGATCCTAAGGGACTTTAAATAGGACGAGTCCTCTCTGGGGATACTGGAATGCACTGTAGTGTTGATGTCTGCATCACATATGTGCCTTATAATTACAGACATTGGCTTATTAAAGTACTTATAATGTATCTTTCTGTGCATTTAtccaaaaaaatctatttaaggttaaataaattctaaaatatacattactggtcaaaagttaaggataattaaattttttaaattgtttttgaaatgtctcttatgctcagcaaagctgcatgatttgcatgaaaaaaaaagaaaagagggaaaacggtattaaataatataagttataatatttaataatattacaaagtataaatactaatacatttagttttctatttaaatatatttaaaatgtattttattgatgtggtctcaaagctgaatttgtagcagaatattactgttttactgaatttaagagacttctttacaaaaaaaaaaaaaaaaaaaaaatatatatatatatatatatatatatatatatatatatatatatatatatatatatatatatatatatatatatatatatataatattattattattattattattattattattatttcaaacttttaaactAGTATGGAAAACTCAAATATGATGCTGCCACAATGACCTGTAATGTTTCTCCCAAGATTTAGCTGCTTTctttatgcaatatttattttaaatataaataagaataaataaatacatttaattaataataataataattaatatatatgtgttaGTAATAAAAACCATTCAAAGTGTTAATTTTGGAACCTGGTTACACAGTTTAGAGCAACACGTATGAATGTTCTGTGTGCAGATGAATGGTTATGAAGTTGACTAAAACAGATTTCATTACGCTGCACGCTACTACCATTATTGTTCTAACATTATCAAGTGTGATAGAAAAGCGTCTCCACTGTTAGAAGAAAACACGCCCCCGATCTCCGACCTTTGACAAACCAAACACATACATGAACCAAAGCAGCCATACCGTTCCGACGCCCCATGCTGGGCCGTTAGCAGGGCGCTCTTGGGTACGGTCGAGCGGA
Proteins encoded in this window:
- the LOC113041861 gene encoding traf2 and NCK-interacting protein kinase-like, with the protein product NLDFLFCHTAHFADEHLRLEQEQEQARLNEARKISVVNVNPTNIRPHSDTPEIRKYKKRFNSEILCAALWGVNLLVGTENGLMLLDRSGQGKVYNLINRRRFQQMEVLEGLNVLVTISGKKNKLRVYYLSWLRNRILHNDPEVEKKQGWITVGDLEGCVHYKVVKYERIKFLVIALKNSVEIYAWAPKPYHKFMAFKSFTDLQHKPLLVDLTVEEGQRLKVIYGSSVGFHVIDVDSGNPYDIYIPSHIQGSVTPHAIVVLPKTDGMEMLLCYEDEGVYVNTYGRITKDVVLQWGEMPTSVAYIHSNQIMGWGEKAIEIRSVETGHLDGVFMHKRAQRLKFLSERNDKVFFASVRSGGSSQVFFMTLNRNSMMNW